The following proteins are co-located in the Chryseobacterium daecheongense genome:
- a CDS encoding glycoside hydrolase — translation MYKYFLLLMSFLMTGNFVYSQKKVPYFGNIQSTNGYEKEISGENIDYFSAFPDHATRALLTRTTDGAKAIEWETAPVPQKGNKQYVYFNWLVSHSSGSSGGIRHFDLYINDQKALTLTTYPGNKHPDWISKAADSTAFVFNQTKMDGLKDSYGIAYLRVPANKVTPGKPLRLKLVGQAQDSRDWFMTYKFTFQEKMDASSTPFILKDGKRLITLTTLHFGPEQKITVKINNKNSFSFTMPDGIKTFDLPVDLAPEGGSVQLSVTSGNKELLRKTIEAGAIVPRTLYFIHHSHTDVGYSHLQSEVERIHTQNIYDALKMIEKTRNLPEEARFKYNVEALWDVENFMRKATPQDKQLFVKAVKEGDIGLSAMYGNILTGLSQPEELYHYTEYGKKLEKEYGLKINSAMMSDVPGFAWSLVPALTASGVKYFSSGPNYLGKTNPYLGDRVGNFVKNWGDKPVWWQSPSGKEKILFWTAGRGYSSWHGIHPGGVFENGQRKIAEYLDDLTKTNYPYDMVQWRYNIVSDNGPIDPSISKFVDEWNKKYISPKIVLSTNEKMFEVFEKKYGDQLPIVKGDISPHWEDGAMSTAREEGINRNSSLKLQQLTTLYSMLNPTQYNSQSFYEAWRNVILFHEHTWGAFNSITAPDLPFVKDQWQVKKQFSTDGSSLANKLEADLLKPITNPVSKTIAVFNTSSWLRSGAVIIPGTSLGNAVQDASGHTAPLQKLQDGTMVFIAKDVPPLGSANYIIIKAKVSSAKPFSVTNNSISNGKVAVTWDHKTGSITQFTDNNNINYAGIFNNQGLNSYWYVPGSDPKEAQSNMNVQIKVLENGPVMSKISLISEAPGANKLERILTLFADSDEVGLENIVDKKPIRTKESVHFGFPFNAEFKNITVDAGYGIMRYLTDQLPGSNMDYWYSRRWVDASFGQKGMQWMVLEAPLIEATEMIDEKMVIDNSHKKWKDKGTPGTTNWFSYAMNNYWHTNYKADQEGPVHYRYALRPHGSFDSVENEKYASAFTQPLIAVSVDEKFKAGGSLFKVGNDKIVVTSVTPQEDHSFIIRLYNPDEREQTTTFAWEKLKPSQLIDVKTGKTITPDEKLSLSGMDVIEIKLIP, via the coding sequence ATGTACAAGTATTTTCTTTTGCTGATGTCCTTCCTGATGACAGGCAATTTTGTTTATAGTCAAAAAAAAGTTCCTTATTTTGGTAACATACAGTCTACCAACGGTTATGAAAAGGAAATAAGTGGTGAGAATATTGATTATTTCTCTGCATTTCCGGATCATGCAACGAGAGCTTTACTTACGCGCACAACGGATGGCGCAAAAGCAATTGAGTGGGAAACTGCTCCTGTGCCACAAAAAGGCAATAAGCAATATGTATATTTTAACTGGCTGGTCTCCCATTCTTCGGGAAGCAGTGGGGGTATTCGCCATTTTGACTTGTACATCAACGATCAAAAAGCACTTACTCTCACTACTTATCCCGGAAATAAGCATCCGGACTGGATTTCCAAAGCAGCAGACAGTACTGCATTTGTATTCAACCAGACTAAAATGGACGGCTTAAAAGATTCTTATGGTATTGCGTATCTCAGAGTTCCTGCCAATAAAGTAACTCCGGGAAAACCTTTACGTCTGAAACTTGTAGGACAAGCTCAGGATAGCAGGGACTGGTTCATGACATACAAATTTACCTTCCAGGAGAAAATGGATGCTTCCTCCACTCCGTTCATTTTAAAAGATGGAAAACGTCTTATTACCCTTACTACATTACACTTTGGTCCTGAACAAAAAATTACGGTTAAAATAAACAATAAGAATTCCTTCTCCTTTACTATGCCGGATGGTATTAAAACATTTGACCTACCTGTAGATCTTGCACCTGAAGGAGGCAGTGTTCAGTTATCAGTTACCTCAGGTAATAAGGAACTTCTCCGTAAAACTATTGAGGCTGGAGCTATCGTTCCCCGCACCTTATATTTCATACATCATTCTCATACGGATGTAGGATATTCCCATTTACAATCTGAAGTGGAAAGGATTCATACTCAAAATATATATGATGCCTTGAAAATGATTGAGAAAACACGGAACTTACCTGAAGAAGCTCGTTTTAAATATAATGTCGAAGCACTATGGGATGTAGAAAACTTTATGCGAAAAGCTACTCCTCAGGATAAACAATTATTTGTAAAAGCAGTAAAAGAAGGAGATATAGGTCTTTCAGCAATGTATGGTAATATTTTAACGGGACTTAGCCAGCCCGAAGAATTATACCATTACACGGAATATGGGAAAAAGCTGGAAAAAGAATATGGATTAAAGATCAACAGTGCCATGATGTCTGATGTTCCCGGCTTTGCCTGGTCATTGGTTCCTGCACTTACTGCATCGGGAGTAAAATATTTTTCCAGTGGCCCCAATTATCTTGGAAAAACCAACCCATATCTTGGAGACCGGGTTGGAAATTTTGTAAAAAACTGGGGAGATAAACCAGTATGGTGGCAATCGCCTTCGGGTAAAGAAAAAATATTATTCTGGACAGCCGGAAGAGGTTATTCTTCATGGCACGGCATCCATCCAGGTGGTGTATTTGAAAACGGGCAAAGAAAGATTGCCGAATATCTTGATGACCTTACCAAAACCAATTATCCTTATGATATGGTACAGTGGCGTTATAATATTGTTTCTGATAATGGTCCTATAGATCCTTCAATATCAAAGTTTGTAGATGAGTGGAATAAAAAATATATCTCGCCTAAAATCGTTCTCAGTACGAATGAAAAGATGTTTGAAGTTTTTGAAAAGAAATATGGAGATCAGCTTCCAATAGTAAAAGGAGATATCAGTCCACATTGGGAAGACGGAGCAATGTCTACCGCCCGGGAAGAAGGGATTAACCGAAACAGCAGCCTTAAGTTACAACAGCTAACCACCCTGTACTCAATGCTCAATCCTACTCAATATAACAGCCAAAGTTTTTATGAAGCATGGAGAAATGTCATTTTATTTCATGAGCATACCTGGGGAGCCTTTAACAGTATTACTGCTCCTGACCTTCCGTTCGTTAAAGATCAATGGCAGGTAAAAAAGCAGTTTTCTACTGACGGAAGTTCTTTGGCTAACAAACTGGAAGCTGATTTACTAAAGCCTATAACCAATCCTGTATCCAAAACCATTGCAGTTTTCAACACCTCATCATGGTTACGAAGTGGTGCGGTAATTATTCCTGGAACATCATTGGGGAATGCCGTCCAGGATGCATCAGGTCATACAGCTCCTTTACAAAAGCTGCAGGACGGAACTATGGTATTCATCGCAAAAGATGTTCCACCACTAGGGTCAGCAAACTACATTATCATTAAAGCAAAAGTATCTTCCGCAAAGCCTTTTTCTGTTACTAACAATAGTATTTCTAATGGAAAGGTAGCTGTGACCTGGGATCATAAGACTGGAAGCATTACCCAGTTTACCGATAACAACAATATTAATTACGCAGGAATTTTTAACAACCAAGGGTTAAACAGTTATTGGTATGTTCCTGGTTCTGATCCAAAGGAAGCTCAATCCAACATGAATGTGCAGATAAAAGTATTAGAGAATGGACCTGTTATGAGCAAAATCTCTCTGATATCAGAAGCACCAGGTGCTAATAAACTGGAAAGAATTCTTACTTTGTTTGCGGATAGTGATGAAGTAGGATTGGAAAATATTGTGGATAAAAAACCTATACGTACCAAAGAATCGGTTCACTTTGGTTTTCCCTTCAATGCTGAGTTCAAGAATATAACAGTAGATGCAGGTTATGGTATCATGAGATATCTTACTGATCAGCTTCCCGGTTCCAACATGGATTATTGGTATAGCCGCCGATGGGTAGATGCTTCTTTTGGACAAAAGGGAATGCAATGGATGGTTTTAGAAGCACCCCTTATTGAAGCTACTGAGATGATCGACGAAAAAATGGTTATTGATAACAGCCACAAAAAATGGAAAGACAAAGGAACTCCCGGCACTACCAATTGGTTCAGCTATGCGATGAACAACTATTGGCACACCAACTATAAAGCAGATCAGGAAGGTCCTGTGCATTACCGCTATGCTCTACGTCCACATGGATCATTTGATTCGGTAGAAAATGAAAAGTATGCGTCTGCTTTTACGCAACCTCTTATTGCCGTTTCTGTCGATGAAAAATTCAAAGCTGGCGGAAGTCTTTTCAAAGTTGGCAATGACAAAATTGTTGTGACAAGTGTAACACCACAAGAAGATCACAGCTTTATTATAAGACTATACAATCCAGACGAGCGGGAACAGACAACAACATTTGCCTGGGAAAAGCTAAAACCATCTCAGCTTATTGATGTAAAAACAGGTAAAACAATAACACCTGACGAAAAACTTAGTTTATCAGGAATGGATGTTATTGAAATTAAACTTATTCCTTAA
- a CDS encoding GntR family transcriptional regulator, producing the protein MNIPTKDFTIDHHSKLPLHVQVEELFRKLIKMEVYKKGALLPKEVDLANLWGVSRNTIRQATNKLEHEGLIVRKKGVGTRVAENKSLTTGLDHWYSFTREMQEKGIHVINQLLKTETVQPNEEICHFFNSSPDKKIFKLSKLKGENSGDPIVYFESYFHPRIGLDKNDDFDMPLYSMLQENHGVIVHRSRENISACQAGAVIGKKLKVPAAFPVLKRERFVYDINGKPVEYNVGYYRSDKFTYTIDINKSS; encoded by the coding sequence ATGAACATACCAACCAAAGATTTCACGATAGATCATCATAGTAAACTCCCTCTGCATGTACAGGTAGAAGAACTTTTCCGTAAACTTATCAAGATGGAAGTTTATAAAAAAGGAGCTCTGTTACCTAAGGAAGTTGATCTGGCTAATCTTTGGGGAGTTTCCCGGAACACCATCCGACAGGCAACCAATAAACTGGAACATGAAGGTCTTATTGTACGGAAAAAAGGGGTCGGAACACGTGTGGCTGAAAATAAAAGCCTTACAACAGGATTGGATCATTGGTATAGTTTTACAAGAGAAATGCAGGAGAAAGGTATTCATGTAATTAACCAATTGTTAAAAACAGAAACAGTACAGCCTAATGAAGAAATCTGCCATTTTTTTAACAGTTCACCAGATAAAAAAATATTTAAGCTTTCTAAATTAAAAGGAGAAAATTCCGGTGATCCGATTGTCTATTTTGAAAGCTATTTTCATCCAAGAATAGGCCTTGATAAAAATGATGATTTTGATATGCCATTGTATAGCATGTTGCAGGAGAATCATGGAGTCATAGTACACCGGTCCCGTGAAAATATAAGCGCCTGCCAGGCTGGTGCCGTGATAGGAAAGAAACTAAAAGTACCGGCTGCTTTTCCGGTTCTGAAACGAGAGCGTTTCGTGTATGATATCAATGGAAAGCCGGTAGAATATAATGTGGGATACTACCGTTCTGATAAGTTTACCTATACGATAGATATTAATAAATCTTCTTAG
- a CDS encoding TonB-dependent receptor, whose protein sequence is MKLFISRIILGLCLLSAPFIFAQNLKSQFQVKGNCEMCKERIETSAKKAGAKAARYSIDSQTLTLETEGNVSPDDILKKVAEAGHDNEKFKATDEVYQSLPDCCHYERTLQPSNASTSAVVQKPKADNEFYVKGNCASCKARIEKAAKDSGATSANWSAEKQTVVLNFDSNKTSADKILKKIADVGHDNEKYTSTDNVYNNLPSCCLYDRTVALGEKGSNVHFEEDEKTMSGNNNVSAENENHDHHEKKIEEVKLSASKASTSLSKNEAGLVFNIDKKELLKAACCNLSESFETNATVDVSFSNAVTGTKQLKMLGLDQKYTSLTKELLPEIRGLASAYGLNFIPGRWIESIQLTKGGSTVTNGYESITGQINTELLKNAKTPETSLNLFSDFNGRAEANITSVSPINEKWSQTFLLHGNGTFGNTDMNNDGFLDRPKGTQINAAYLLNYNDLEKSGFGSHFGINFVKDNRTAGQTDFDKRLSQDKQNPYGVGIDISRFQVWNKTGYVFKGKPYQSIGWMNQYVYHQQDSFFGLRNYSGKQNTFYSNLIFESIIGNTNHKYKAGASFMYDGYDETYLTTPYKRNEIVPGAFAEYTLTGLKYTLVAGARVDFHNLAGTQFTPRMNFKYDFTPQTILRLSAGRGFRTASVFAENQQYFASNRTIQIIQNGGDIYGLKPEIAWNYGASLQQEFKIFGRKSSIVADFFRTDFQNQVMVDLDRSPQQLVFYNLEGKSFANSLQIQWDFIPIKNFEVKAAYKYYDVQADYLDGRREIPFMAKNRGFVNLAYSTNKSDKGGFWSFDTTLNWVGKQRLPDTSGNPTEFQLPGYSKSYAILNAQISRNFNKKLRAYVGGENLTSYYQKNAIIDFKNPFGNYFDGGMLYAPIMKANFYIGLDVTF, encoded by the coding sequence ATGAAATTATTTATTTCCAGGATAATTCTTGGATTATGCTTATTATCTGCACCCTTTATATTTGCCCAAAATCTTAAAAGCCAGTTTCAGGTAAAAGGAAACTGTGAAATGTGTAAAGAAAGAATAGAAACCTCAGCAAAAAAAGCAGGGGCAAAAGCGGCAAGATATTCTATAGATTCTCAAACTTTAACATTAGAAACAGAAGGAAATGTTTCTCCGGATGACATTCTTAAAAAGGTAGCTGAAGCGGGACACGACAATGAGAAATTCAAAGCTACTGATGAAGTGTATCAAAGTCTTCCTGACTGCTGTCATTACGAGAGGACTCTTCAACCGTCCAATGCAAGCACAAGCGCGGTAGTACAAAAACCCAAAGCTGACAATGAATTTTATGTCAAAGGAAATTGTGCATCATGTAAAGCAAGAATTGAAAAAGCAGCAAAAGATTCCGGTGCTACTTCTGCAAATTGGAGCGCTGAGAAACAAACTGTTGTTTTAAACTTTGACAGCAACAAAACTTCTGCAGATAAAATTTTAAAAAAGATTGCTGATGTTGGGCATGACAACGAAAAGTATACTTCAACAGACAACGTTTATAACAATCTTCCCTCATGTTGCCTTTACGACAGAACTGTAGCATTGGGAGAAAAAGGATCTAACGTTCATTTTGAAGAAGATGAAAAAACAATGTCCGGTAACAATAATGTATCTGCGGAAAACGAGAACCACGATCATCATGAAAAAAAGATTGAGGAAGTAAAATTATCCGCGTCGAAAGCTTCAACTTCATTAAGCAAAAATGAAGCAGGTTTGGTTTTTAATATTGACAAAAAGGAATTGTTGAAAGCAGCCTGTTGTAATCTCTCGGAAAGTTTTGAAACAAATGCTACCGTAGATGTTTCCTTCAGTAATGCTGTAACAGGCACGAAACAGCTTAAAATGCTGGGTCTTGATCAGAAATACACCAGCCTAACCAAGGAACTTTTACCGGAGATCAGAGGTTTGGCTTCCGCTTATGGGCTGAATTTTATTCCCGGCAGATGGATCGAAAGCATCCAACTTACAAAAGGAGGAAGTACGGTAACCAATGGGTATGAAAGTATTACCGGGCAAATCAATACCGAACTTCTGAAAAATGCCAAAACTCCCGAAACATCACTCAATCTTTTTTCTGATTTCAACGGGAGAGCAGAGGCAAATATAACGAGTGTATCTCCTATTAATGAGAAATGGTCTCAGACTTTCTTGTTGCATGGAAACGGAACTTTCGGAAATACGGATATGAATAATGACGGATTTCTTGACCGTCCGAAAGGGACACAAATCAATGCAGCATATTTGCTTAATTATAATGACCTGGAAAAATCCGGTTTCGGATCTCACTTCGGAATTAATTTCGTGAAGGATAACAGAACAGCAGGACAGACCGATTTTGATAAAAGGCTGTCTCAGGATAAGCAAAACCCGTACGGGGTTGGAATTGATATTTCGAGATTTCAGGTATGGAACAAGACCGGATATGTTTTTAAAGGTAAACCTTATCAAAGTATAGGCTGGATGAATCAGTATGTATACCATCAGCAGGATAGCTTTTTCGGGTTGAGAAATTATTCAGGTAAACAGAATACTTTTTATTCCAATTTAATTTTTGAGAGTATTATCGGGAATACGAATCACAAATATAAAGCCGGAGCCAGTTTTATGTATGACGGTTATGATGAAACCTATCTTACAACTCCATACAAAAGAAATGAAATCGTACCTGGAGCTTTTGCCGAATATACCTTAACAGGATTAAAATATACTTTGGTAGCCGGAGCAAGAGTAGACTTCCACAACCTGGCTGGAACACAGTTTACACCAAGGATGAACTTTAAATATGATTTCACTCCCCAAACCATTTTAAGGTTGTCAGCAGGAAGAGGTTTTAGAACGGCTTCGGTTTTTGCGGAAAATCAACAGTACTTTGCATCGAACAGAACGATTCAAATTATACAAAATGGCGGAGATATTTACGGATTAAAACCTGAAATTGCATGGAATTACGGAGCAAGTTTACAGCAGGAGTTTAAAATTTTCGGAAGAAAATCTTCCATCGTTGCCGACTTTTTCAGAACAGATTTTCAGAATCAGGTGATGGTTGACCTTGACCGATCTCCACAGCAGCTTGTATTTTATAATTTGGAAGGAAAATCTTTTGCCAATAGTTTACAGATACAGTGGGATTTTATTCCGATTAAAAACTTTGAAGTAAAAGCTGCCTACAAATATTATGACGTTCAGGCAGATTATCTTGACGGAAGAAGGGAAATTCCTTTTATGGCTAAAAATCGCGGATTTGTAAATCTTGCTTATTCTACGAACAAAAGTGATAAGGGTGGCTTCTGGAGTTTTGATACGACTCTGAATTGGGTTGGAAAGCAAAGACTACCGGACACATCGGGCAATCCAACCGAGTTTCAATTACCCGGTTATTCCAAATCTTATGCTATTTTGAATGCACAGATTTCTAGAAATTTTAATAAAAAACTGAGAGCCTATGTTGGAGGCGAAAACTTAACCTCTTACTATCAGAAGAATGCGATCATCGATTTTAAAAATCCTTTCGGGAATTATTTTGATGGTGGAATGCTCTACGCTCCTATTATGAAAGCTAATTTTTATATAGGTCTGGATGTGACATTCTAA
- a CDS encoding response regulator transcription factor, with the protein MSNRILLVEDDQSFGAVLKDYLTINNFEVTLATDGEQGLKEFTENEFDICIFDVMMPKKDGFSLAEDVKKIDKNTPIIFLTARNMREDILKGYQLGADDYITKPFDTELLLYKIKAILQRSSTLENEEQEQFKISNIFFDSMLRQLRVGDKEYKLSPKENELLKLLCIHRNDFMPRDLALRKIWKKENYFTARSMDVYIAKLRKLLKDDEGLEIINVHGEGFRLLVKN; encoded by the coding sequence ATGAGCAACAGAATATTATTAGTAGAAGACGATCAGAGTTTCGGAGCTGTTTTGAAAGATTATTTAACCATCAATAATTTTGAAGTAACTCTTGCAACAGATGGAGAGCAGGGGCTCAAGGAATTCACAGAAAATGAATTTGACATTTGTATTTTCGACGTGATGATGCCTAAGAAAGACGGGTTTTCATTGGCAGAAGATGTAAAAAAAATAGATAAAAATACTCCTATCATTTTCCTTACAGCAAGAAATATGAGGGAAGACATCCTGAAAGGATATCAGTTGGGGGCAGATGATTATATTACAAAACCATTTGATACGGAATTACTTTTATACAAGATTAAGGCAATTCTTCAGAGAAGCTCAACCCTAGAAAATGAAGAACAGGAACAGTTTAAGATTAGCAATATTTTCTTTGATTCCATGCTGAGACAATTAAGAGTAGGTGACAAAGAATACAAACTTTCTCCGAAGGAAAATGAATTGCTTAAACTTCTTTGTATCCACAGAAATGATTTTATGCCAAGAGACCTTGCATTGAGAAAGATCTGGAAAAAGGAAAACTATTTTACTGCAAGAAGTATGGATGTTTATATCGCAAAACTTCGTAAGCTCTTAAAAGATGATGAAGGACTGGAAATCATCAATGTTCACGGAGAAGGATTCAGACTTTTAGTTAAGAATTAA
- a CDS encoding HAMP domain-containing sensor histidine kinase, whose product MNNKFIPIISVFMTISLIVFVTLQFYWLKGYYNALEQDFSNKVYAALENTAKNISEIEVEKYLNEDFKNFRKNVISNNNQPSLTTIQQVEDSGAQRQIIYSKNIIEKTQLPISQKGDSLKLTTLYTDEAAYKLKRDTTNRELLTADINQDIESGDYSMKEFAKVYGNNLPITKRVDDAILDSVLAKELKMKGITAKFGFGVTDKNNKLTSVFNKVYKEKKDNNAYSYPLFTDKKDRTLYSLALVFPKKEYSLAMNNWPMLLGTFLSLLTILGIYIISINYMMRQKKLAEIKTDFINNMSHEFKTPLATISVATDSLANDKIATNPEKVRYYSNLIKQENLRMKKQVENVLNMSKLERNEVNLFLKETNVRELIKKTTESFNLIVAQRNGSLTEEFTADRYTFKIDEFHISNMLVNLLDNANKYSPDTPDIKIKTKNEGNFYVIEISDKGMGMETQNKTKIFEKFFREETGNIHNVKGQGLGLSYVKKIVELHKGQIIVESHKGEGSVFTIKLPMT is encoded by the coding sequence ATGAATAATAAATTCATCCCAATAATTTCAGTGTTTATGACAATATCATTGATTGTCTTTGTTACACTCCAATTTTATTGGTTGAAAGGATATTATAATGCTTTAGAACAAGATTTTTCGAATAAAGTCTATGCGGCTTTAGAAAATACAGCAAAAAATATCTCTGAAATTGAAGTGGAAAAGTACCTGAATGAAGATTTTAAAAATTTCAGAAAAAATGTCATTTCCAATAATAATCAACCTTCTTTAACTACGATCCAGCAGGTAGAGGATTCTGGGGCTCAGAGGCAGATTATTTATTCTAAAAATATCATTGAAAAAACACAGCTTCCCATTTCTCAGAAAGGAGATTCATTAAAGCTGACAACCTTATATACGGACGAAGCCGCTTACAAACTGAAAAGAGATACCACCAACCGGGAACTGCTTACGGCTGACATTAATCAGGATATAGAAAGCGGAGATTACTCTATGAAGGAGTTTGCAAAAGTATATGGAAATAACCTTCCGATTACTAAAAGAGTGGATGATGCTATTCTGGATTCTGTTCTTGCCAAAGAACTGAAAATGAAAGGCATTACCGCAAAGTTTGGTTTCGGGGTTACTGATAAAAACAATAAACTCACAAGTGTTTTTAACAAAGTATATAAAGAGAAAAAGGATAATAATGCATATAGCTATCCCCTTTTTACAGACAAAAAGGACCGTACTTTATACAGCCTGGCATTGGTTTTCCCTAAAAAGGAATATTCCTTAGCCATGAATAACTGGCCGATGCTTTTGGGAACCTTCCTTTCTTTGCTTACGATATTGGGAATCTACATCATCTCCATCAACTATATGATGAGACAAAAGAAACTGGCAGAAATAAAAACGGACTTCATCAATAATATGTCGCATGAGTTCAAAACTCCTTTAGCTACTATTTCCGTTGCTACGGATTCTCTGGCGAATGACAAAATTGCCACTAATCCGGAAAAGGTAAGATATTATTCCAACCTGATCAAGCAGGAAAATCTTCGGATGAAAAAACAGGTGGAGAATGTCCTTAATATGTCGAAGCTTGAAAGAAATGAAGTTAATCTGTTCCTCAAAGAAACCAATGTAAGAGAACTGATCAAAAAAACGACAGAATCATTTAATCTTATTGTAGCACAGAGAAACGGTTCACTGACGGAAGAGTTTACTGCTGACAGATATACTTTTAAGATCGATGAGTTCCATATTTCCAATATGCTGGTGAATTTACTGGATAACGCCAACAAATATTCTCCTGATACACCGGATATCAAAATCAAAACAAAAAATGAAGGCAACTTCTATGTGATTGAAATTTCCGATAAAGGAATGGGTATGGAAACACAGAATAAAACTAAAATCTTTGAAAAATTCTTTAGAGAAGAAACGGGAAATATCCATAATGTAAAAGGTCAGGGATTAGGGCTTTCGTACGTTAAAAAAATTGTAGAACTTCATAAGGGCCAGATTATCGTGGAATCGCATAAGGGAGAAGGAAGTGTGTTCACGATAAAACTTCCCATGACATAG
- a CDS encoding SRPBCC domain-containing protein → MESNIIFNKDFDANSIYVMIIYKADVSKVWDYFTKSELLDQWWAPKPWKCETVKMDFKENGIWHYAMIGPEGEKMYGQLKYGEIMEHRSFDGIDAFCDENGNINNDFPQAQWLIGFTGIEEGTKVTTNIHFESQEALKKHLEMGFEEGFKMGLSQLHEVLAVH, encoded by the coding sequence ATGGAATCAAATATCATTTTTAACAAAGATTTTGACGCAAACAGCATTTATGTAATGATTATTTACAAAGCTGATGTTTCAAAAGTGTGGGATTATTTTACCAAATCCGAATTATTAGACCAATGGTGGGCTCCAAAACCCTGGAAATGTGAAACGGTAAAAATGGATTTTAAAGAGAATGGAATCTGGCATTATGCAATGATAGGTCCCGAAGGGGAAAAAATGTATGGACAGCTTAAATATGGGGAAATTATGGAACACAGAAGCTTCGATGGGATAGATGCTTTTTGTGATGAAAACGGAAATATTAATAATGATTTTCCGCAAGCCCAATGGCTGATCGGATTCACTGGAATTGAAGAGGGAACGAAAGTAACAACCAACATCCATTTCGAATCCCAGGAGGCTTTAAAGAAACATCTTGAAATGGGCTTTGAAGAAGGATTTAAAATGGGCTTGAGTCAACTTCACGAAGTTCTGGCCGTTCATTAA